A single region of the Chelmon rostratus isolate fCheRos1 chromosome 5, fCheRos1.pri, whole genome shotgun sequence genome encodes:
- the fhip2b gene encoding protein FAM160B2 isoform X1: METFSKLTSMLLHALETREPTVDLLDSFVDHWKAITNYYIETTDERRPVRQTEIPWHLRQMLDILVYEEKQQGVDETGSCMEYLLQHKLLETLCTLGKAQYPPGMVQQVLLFFSKLLSQMQKPVLQLVSVYRPVQKLIRLCALPGSHTEKEEAQFLLAVCSRVKQDPHMLRYVLESLDQSASDPSQHCTQASNHTEPPPPSSPLDSSTCSPVQSEHDLLSVLLRLTRSQTPSVCLKAYESLLLLSSLQSGYSAEILCDHTQLGQLLAGRLQELYTLLPVESLDPGEVQSWPRTPWSSQFSRRSSDLRSDTPASDHMTNFFSWFDFLDHLMREAPEQVLAVKLAQCVHQLWLLDVVQPQLQHTCEQAVLVSTSVLCAAVRLVQSSFLLDQLVRFLLRTHALMHLLLQHCDHISDQISMVSLCLVDELLQKPHRDILDILVLSFLQSRSYLSPPAAGQDDRHAESNETNEDSDDLEEDPFFSDSLLSDSQVLLPPLSSSSSAPPPPSVLGSADDVVNSFLCLVPVQVRSAQLLQQGGYESYVHDAHTLVTECQSLSLSWDWSVLSLPPLSSSSSGELEEFFEGHLLKVLFDRLERILEQPYELNLQLTAVLSRLTAFNHPLLHEYLLNPYIHLSHCSRSLFSVLIRLMAELMQRIQQVSNLTDRLLNIRRHLLGLDHSAGLEHLTLLRGLIVLEEFCKELAAIAFVKLPLDQQ, encoded by the exons ATGGAGACGTTCAGTAAGCTAACCAGCATGCTGCTGCACGCGCTGGAGACG agAGAGCCCACTGTGGATCTGTTGGACTCGTTTGTGGATCACTGGAAAGCTATAACTAATTATTACATTGAGACGACAG atgagCGTCgtcctgtcagacagacagagatccCCTGGCATCTCAGACAAATGTTGGACATCCTGGTGTACGAGGAGAAacaacag GGCGTGGATGAGACGGGATCATGTATGGAgtatctgctgcagcacaaactgtTAGAGACTCTGTGCACTCTGGGGAAGGCTCAG tatCCTCCAGGTATGGTTCAGCAGGTCTTGCTGTTCTTCTCGAAGTTGTTGTCTCAGATGCAGAAGCCTGTCCTGCAGCTGGTCAGTGTCTACAGACCTGTTCAG aaGCTGATTCGTCTCTGTGCACTTCCTGGTTCCCACACTGAGAAGGAGGAAGCTCAGTTTTTATTGGCCGTCTGCTCCAGAGTCAAACAGGATCCACACATGCTCAGATACGTCTTAGAG TCTCTGGACCAATCAGCCTCTGATCCATCACAGCACTGCACACAAGCCTCCAATCACACGGAGCCACCGCCGCCCTCCAGCCCGTTAGATTCATCTACCTGCAGCCCGGTCCAATCAGAGCACGACCTGCTGTCAGTTCTGCTGCGGCTCACCAGGAGTCAG ACGCCCTCAGTGTGCCTGAAGGCCTACGAgagcctcctcctgctgtcgTCTCTCCAGTCCGGATATTCAGCAGAGATTCTGTGCGATCACACCCAGCTGGGACAGCTGCTGGCTGGGAGGCTGCAGGAGCTTTACACCCTGCTGCCTGTGGAGAGTCTGGATCCTGGAGAGGTTCAGAGCTGGCCTCGTACACCGTGgag TTCTCAGTTCTCTCGCCGCAGCTCTGATCTCAGGTCAGACACTCCTGCTTCTGATCACATGACCAACTTCTTCTCCTGGTTCGACTTCCTGGATCACCTGATGAGAGAAGCACCtgag caggtgttAGCGGTGAAGCTAGCTCAGTGTGTTCATCAGCTGTGGTTGTTAGATGTtgttcagcctcagctgcagcacac GTGTGAGCAGGCGGTCCTGGTCTCAACCTCCGTCCTCTGTGCTGCCGTCAGACTCGTCCAGTCCTCCTTTCTGCTGGATCAGCTGGTTCGCTTCCTGCTGAGGACACACGCTCTGatgcacctgctgctgcagcactgcgACCACATCTCTGACCAG ATCAGCATGGTGTCGCTGTGTCTGGTGGACGAGTTACTACAGAAGCCTCACAGGGACATTTTGGACATCCTGGTGTTGAGTTTCTTGCAGAGTCGCAGTTATCTGTCTCCGCCTGCTGCAGGACAGGACGACAGACACGCCGAGAGCAACGAGACCAACGAGGACAGCGA tgaTCTGGAGGAGGACCCATTCTTCTCCGACAGCTTGTTGTCCGACAGTCAGgtgctccttcctcctctctcctcgtcctcctctgctcctcctcctccctctgtgctgGGGTCAGCAGATGACGTCGTGAACAG tttccTGTGTCTAGTTCCTGTTCAGGTTCGATcggctcagctgctgcagcagggaggATACGAGTCGTACGTCCATGACGCTCACACGCTG GTGACAGAGTGTCAGTCCCTCTCTCTGTCGTGGGATTGGTCAGTGCtcagtcttcctcctctctcctcctcctcctcaggtgaGTTGGAGGAGTTCTTCGAAGGTCACCTGCTGAAAGTTCTGTTTGACCGACTGGAACGCATCCTGGAGCAG CCGTATGagctgaacctgcagctgaCTGCGGTTCTGTCCAGACTGACGGCCTTCAACCACCCACTGCTGCACGAATACCTGCTCAACCCCTACATACACCTGTCTCACTGCTCCAGGTCGctcttctctgtcctcatcAGG ctgaTGGCAGAGTTGATGCAGAGGATCCAGCAGGTCTCCaatctgacagacagactgttgaACATTAGGCGACACCTGCTGGGACTGGACCACAGCGCTGG GCTGGAGCACTTGACCCTGCTTAGAGGACTCATCGTCCTCGAGGAGTTCTGTAAGGAGCTTGCCGCCATTGCCTTCGTCAAACTGCCCCTGGACCAGCAGTGA
- the LOC121606839 gene encoding gelsolin-like, with amino-acid sequence MVFHPEFECAGQRTGLQVWRVENMDLVPVPESLYGQFFNGDAYLVLHTIKNSRGTQFDLHYWQGSECSQDEKSAAAIFTVQMDDYLQGKLVQHREVQGYESKAFTGYFKTGLKYMKGGVASGFKHVVTNDVDVQRLLHVKGRHIIRATEVPVSWESFNQGDSFILDLGEEIIQWSGSHSNHFEKLKATVVSKGIRDDERCGRAELLFCDEGAEPARMLEVLGEKPKLSEAHNEDTKMDAAHRKQAQLYKVSNADGDIEVTMVAEKSPFSQDALQSSECFILDNGANGQIFVWKGKDANTEERHAVLQSSEQFIHKMDYPAHTQVQVLPEYGETPLFKQFFKDWVDPDDTIGMGMAYVSNQIAKIQKVPFDVLKLHQSEAMAAQHGMVDRGDGEKQIWRIEGSDKVPVDPSVFGQFYGGDSYIILYQYQHNHRQGHIIYIWQGTESSQDEVGASAILAVQLDNELGGGAIQVRVVQGKEPAHLMSLFGGKPMVVHKGGTSREGGQSEVSDTRLFQVRANSAGDSRAVEVDPSSSRLHSSDVFLLVSSSGCWMWRGRSSSSAEVQGAEHLAGLLQVTPTLLEEGGEEDAFWDTLGGQEDYCRSPRLKNKMEAHPPRLFACSNKTGNFLMEEVPGELMQDDLAPDDVMILDTWDQVFVWIGNEAHEEEKMEAASSAVRYIESDPADRDPRTPTVTMKQGFEPPTFTGWFLGWNHEYWSFDQLEQETNGL; translated from the exons ATGGTGTTCCATCCAGAGTTTGAGTGTGCGGGTCAGAGGACGGGGCTTCAGGTGTGGCGGGTGGAGAACATGGACCTGGTTCCTGTTCCTGAGAGTCTGTATGGACAGTTCTTCAACGGAGATGCTTACCTGGTTCTCCATACCATCAAGAACAGCAGGGGAACCCAGTTCGACCTGCACTACTGGCAAG GTTCAGAGTGCTCTCAGGATGAGAAAAGTGCAGCAGCCATCTTTACGGTCCAGATGGATGACTACCTGCAGGGGAAACTGGTTCAGCACCGTGAGGTCCAGGGCTATGAATCCAAGGCCTTTACCGGGTACTTCAAAACCGGACTCAAGTACATG AAAGGGGGCGTGGCCTCAGGGTTCAAACATGTGGTGACCAATGACGTGGACGTTCAGCGCCTGCTGCACGTCAAAGGTCGACACATCATCAGGGCAACGGAGGTTCCTGTCAGCTGGGAGAGTTTCAACCAGGGAGACAGTTTTATACTGGACCTGGGAGAG GAAATCATCCAGTGGTCTGGTTCCCATAGCAACCACTTTGAGAAGCTGAAGGCCACCGTG gtgtctAAGGGTATCCGTGACGACGAGCGGTGCGGGCGGGCCgagctgcttttctgtgatgAGGGGGCGGAGCCGGCAAGGATGCTTGAG GTTCTCGGGGAGAAGCCGAAGCTGTCTGAAGCTCACAATGAAGACACAAAGATGGACGctgcacacaggaaacaggcaCAACTCTACAAG GTGTCCAATGCAGATGGTGACATTGAGGTTACCATGGTAGCAGAGAAGAGTCCATTCTCCCAGGATGCTTTGCAGTCCAGCGAGTGTTTTATCCTTGACAATGGCGCCAACGGGCAAATCTTTGTCTGGAAAG GTAAGGATGCAAACACTGAGGAGCGTCACGCTGTCCTGCAGAGCTCAGAGCAGTTCATCCACAAGATGGACTAcccggcacacacacag GTTCAGGTCCTTCCTGAGTATGGGGAGACTCCACTCTTCAAACAGTTCTTTAAGGACTGGGTGGACCCCGACGATACCATTGGCATGGGAATGGCCTATGTATCCAATCAGATTGCAAAGATACAGAAG GTTCCATTTGATGTATTGAagctccaccaatcagaagCCATGGCAGCACAGCACGGGATGGTGGACCGAGGAGATGGGGAGAAACAG atCTGGCGTATTGAAGGATCTGATAAGGTTCCGGTGGATCCATCAGTGTTTGGTCAGTTCTATGGAGGAGACAGCTACATCATTCTGTATCAGTACCAACACAACCACAGACAGGGTCACATCATCTACATATG GCAGGGGACTGAGTCTAGCCAGGATGAGGTTGGAGCGTCTGCCATCTTGGCTGTTCAGCTGGACAATGAACTGGGAGGGGGTGCTATACAG GTGCGTGTGGTTCAGGGAAAAGAGCCGGCCCACCTCATGAGCCTGTTTGGAGGCAAACCAATGGTGGTGCATAAGGGTGGGACTTCCAGAGAGGGCGGCCAGTCGGAGGTGTCAGATACCCGCCTGTTCCAGGTCCGGGCCAATTCAGCAGGAGACTCCAGAGCAGTGGAG GTGGATCCGTCCTCCTCCAGGCTCCACTCCAGTGATGTCTTCCTCCTGGTCTCCTCTTCTGGATGCTGGatgtggagagggaggagcagcagctcagctgaagTCCAGGGAGCTGAGCACCTGGCTGGACTCCTGCAGGTCACCCCCACcctgctggaggaggggggggaggAAG ATGCATTCTGGGATACGCTGGGGGGGCAGGAGGACTACTGTCGTTCCCCCCGGCTGAAGAACAAGATGGAGGCTCACCCTCCTCGCCTGTTCGCCTGCTCCAACAAGACGGGAAACTTCctg atggaGGAGGTTCCAGGTGAGCTGATGCAAGATGACCTCGCTCCCGATGATGTCATGATCTTAGATACCTGGGACCAG GTGTTCGTTTGGATCGGAAACGAGGCTcacgaggaggagaagatggaggcGGCGTCATCAG
- the fhip2b gene encoding protein FAM160B2 isoform X2: METFSKLTSMLLHALETREPTVDLLDSFVDHWKAITNYYIETTDERRPVRQTEIPWHLRQMLDILVYEEKQQGVDETGSCMEYLLQHKLLETLCTLGKAQYPPGMVQQVLLFFSKLLSQMQKPVLQLVSVYRPVQKLIRLCALPGSHTEKEEAQFLLAVCSRVKQDPHMLRYVLESLDQSASDPSQHCTQASNHTEPPPPSSPLDSSTCSPVQSEHDLLSVLLRLTRSQTPSVCLKAYESLLLLSSLQSGYSAEILCDHTQLGQLLAGRLQELYTLLPVESLDPGEVQSWPRTPWSSQFSRRSSDLRSDTPASDHMTNFFSWFDFLDHLMREAPEVLAVKLAQCVHQLWLLDVVQPQLQHTCEQAVLVSTSVLCAAVRLVQSSFLLDQLVRFLLRTHALMHLLLQHCDHISDQISMVSLCLVDELLQKPHRDILDILVLSFLQSRSYLSPPAAGQDDRHAESNETNEDSDDLEEDPFFSDSLLSDSQVLLPPLSSSSSAPPPPSVLGSADDVVNSFLCLVPVQVRSAQLLQQGGYESYVHDAHTLVTECQSLSLSWDWSVLSLPPLSSSSSGELEEFFEGHLLKVLFDRLERILEQPYELNLQLTAVLSRLTAFNHPLLHEYLLNPYIHLSHCSRSLFSVLIRLMAELMQRIQQVSNLTDRLLNIRRHLLGLDHSAGLEHLTLLRGLIVLEEFCKELAAIAFVKLPLDQQ, encoded by the exons ATGGAGACGTTCAGTAAGCTAACCAGCATGCTGCTGCACGCGCTGGAGACG agAGAGCCCACTGTGGATCTGTTGGACTCGTTTGTGGATCACTGGAAAGCTATAACTAATTATTACATTGAGACGACAG atgagCGTCgtcctgtcagacagacagagatccCCTGGCATCTCAGACAAATGTTGGACATCCTGGTGTACGAGGAGAAacaacag GGCGTGGATGAGACGGGATCATGTATGGAgtatctgctgcagcacaaactgtTAGAGACTCTGTGCACTCTGGGGAAGGCTCAG tatCCTCCAGGTATGGTTCAGCAGGTCTTGCTGTTCTTCTCGAAGTTGTTGTCTCAGATGCAGAAGCCTGTCCTGCAGCTGGTCAGTGTCTACAGACCTGTTCAG aaGCTGATTCGTCTCTGTGCACTTCCTGGTTCCCACACTGAGAAGGAGGAAGCTCAGTTTTTATTGGCCGTCTGCTCCAGAGTCAAACAGGATCCACACATGCTCAGATACGTCTTAGAG TCTCTGGACCAATCAGCCTCTGATCCATCACAGCACTGCACACAAGCCTCCAATCACACGGAGCCACCGCCGCCCTCCAGCCCGTTAGATTCATCTACCTGCAGCCCGGTCCAATCAGAGCACGACCTGCTGTCAGTTCTGCTGCGGCTCACCAGGAGTCAG ACGCCCTCAGTGTGCCTGAAGGCCTACGAgagcctcctcctgctgtcgTCTCTCCAGTCCGGATATTCAGCAGAGATTCTGTGCGATCACACCCAGCTGGGACAGCTGCTGGCTGGGAGGCTGCAGGAGCTTTACACCCTGCTGCCTGTGGAGAGTCTGGATCCTGGAGAGGTTCAGAGCTGGCCTCGTACACCGTGgag TTCTCAGTTCTCTCGCCGCAGCTCTGATCTCAGGTCAGACACTCCTGCTTCTGATCACATGACCAACTTCTTCTCCTGGTTCGACTTCCTGGATCACCTGATGAGAGAAGCACCtgag gtgttAGCGGTGAAGCTAGCTCAGTGTGTTCATCAGCTGTGGTTGTTAGATGTtgttcagcctcagctgcagcacac GTGTGAGCAGGCGGTCCTGGTCTCAACCTCCGTCCTCTGTGCTGCCGTCAGACTCGTCCAGTCCTCCTTTCTGCTGGATCAGCTGGTTCGCTTCCTGCTGAGGACACACGCTCTGatgcacctgctgctgcagcactgcgACCACATCTCTGACCAG ATCAGCATGGTGTCGCTGTGTCTGGTGGACGAGTTACTACAGAAGCCTCACAGGGACATTTTGGACATCCTGGTGTTGAGTTTCTTGCAGAGTCGCAGTTATCTGTCTCCGCCTGCTGCAGGACAGGACGACAGACACGCCGAGAGCAACGAGACCAACGAGGACAGCGA tgaTCTGGAGGAGGACCCATTCTTCTCCGACAGCTTGTTGTCCGACAGTCAGgtgctccttcctcctctctcctcgtcctcctctgctcctcctcctccctctgtgctgGGGTCAGCAGATGACGTCGTGAACAG tttccTGTGTCTAGTTCCTGTTCAGGTTCGATcggctcagctgctgcagcagggaggATACGAGTCGTACGTCCATGACGCTCACACGCTG GTGACAGAGTGTCAGTCCCTCTCTCTGTCGTGGGATTGGTCAGTGCtcagtcttcctcctctctcctcctcctcctcaggtgaGTTGGAGGAGTTCTTCGAAGGTCACCTGCTGAAAGTTCTGTTTGACCGACTGGAACGCATCCTGGAGCAG CCGTATGagctgaacctgcagctgaCTGCGGTTCTGTCCAGACTGACGGCCTTCAACCACCCACTGCTGCACGAATACCTGCTCAACCCCTACATACACCTGTCTCACTGCTCCAGGTCGctcttctctgtcctcatcAGG ctgaTGGCAGAGTTGATGCAGAGGATCCAGCAGGTCTCCaatctgacagacagactgttgaACATTAGGCGACACCTGCTGGGACTGGACCACAGCGCTGG GCTGGAGCACTTGACCCTGCTTAGAGGACTCATCGTCCTCGAGGAGTTCTGTAAGGAGCTTGCCGCCATTGCCTTCGTCAAACTGCCCCTGGACCAGCAGTGA